Genomic DNA from Acidimicrobiia bacterium:
TCGGGGTCAACTCCTCGGCGCCGAGATGGGTCGCCAGGCCGATCGGGTCGGTCATGGCGAGCGCCAGGGCCCGCATTCCGCGGCGGGATGCGACGTGGGCCAGTGAGGCGACAACGGCGGACTTCCCGACACCCCCCTTCCCGGAGACGATGAGAAGCCTGCGGTCGAGTGGCGTGGCGTCCATGGCTCGAGGCGAGGATAGGGTGTGCGCCCCCGGGGTCGGCACGCAGGGGAGCGGCTCGCCGTTACCCTCCGACCTGCTCGTCCGAGGAGAGAATCACATGGCATCGCTGGACGTCGACGAGTTCCTCGCTCGCTTTCGAGAGCGGGCGGCTGCCGTCAGGTCGCGGGGCATACCTCCGCTGGAGGGCGAGGCGAGGAGGGCGTTCATCGCTCAGGCGGAGAAGGACTTCCTCGACTTCGCGCTCATCGGGAGCGCCACGTGGGTCGTCGACGAGGACTCACTCGTCCTGAGGATCCCGCTGGCGAGCTAGGTGTGCCGGGTGCTCACTCGGGGTCGGAGACGCCGAGCGCCGCTCTCTTGGCGGACGCCCGCCGCTCGCCCTCCAGCCTGGCGAGGTCGTAGCTGTCGTGGTCCACGTACGACATTGCCGCCGCGATGAGCGGATGTCTGTCGGCGATGAGGTCGTGCATTCGCTGACAGACCCGCCGGTAGTCGGGATGACCCCCCTGGCCGCTTCGCAGCTCGATGAGGTGGAAGGCCTCGCGAGCGTTCATCTGCATGAAGAAGCGGATTCGGTATGCGAAAGGCACGACGTATTGGGCGAGGTCGTTGCCGTGCAACGCGGAGACGGCCCGGTGCAGGTCGGCGGTTCGGTCCATCGCCTGGCGCCACACCGAGTCTGCCCCGATGTCCGAGATCGCATCAGGGGTCACGTAGCCGTGCTCGACACCGAGCCGCTGCCAGTCGATGGAGAGCATCCGATGCCGCTGCAGGTCACGGAAGATGCCGTAGTCGCAGAGAACGTCGAAGCGGTAGTCGCACCGCTCCATGCCGCGTCCCGGCTTGTGGCGGCGGTTGGTCCGGTCTCCGACGTACGAGCGGATGAGCGCCGCCCGGTCCGCTTCCGCCAGGCGGCGTACCACCGTGAGGAGCTGGTCGTCGGGAAGGTCGCTGTACGCGTAGAGGGCGGCAGCCGCGATCTTCGTCTCCGCCTCCTCGTCCCAGTCGACGAGGGTCACCTCGGGGCGCGGTTGCGCCTCGGCCGTGATGCCGGCGGCGTGACCGTTCATCGTCGAAGCGATGTCTGCAAAGTAGGTCGACCAAGCTCCGCCGCGCTCCGGGACGTCGACGCGCCGCAGGAAGGAGGGGATCACCTTGCGCAGCTCGGTGAGCATCAGGTCGGCGTAGTCGCGTACCTCGGCGAGCGCGTGGGCCCTCATGCGAAGGATCATCATCTCGTACGCCTGCCCGGTCGCGAAGATCCCGACGTTCGAGAGCGTGCCGGCCGGCAGCAGTCCCCGCAGGTCGTCGCACGCCTTGGCCCTGATCGTCGAGCGCCATATGAAGTTGGAGTCGTCCTCCTGCTTCGGGTACAGCGTCTCGTAGTAGGCGACGAGCCGCGGGACGAGCTCGGCGTACGTGTCGAACAGCCACTCCATGACCTCCGTGTACCGCCCTTCGAGCGCCGTCCCGATGAGCTCCGGGGGCGTCATGTAGCGGTAGCGGTCTCCCAGCCGGACGTCGTAGAAGATGTACCTCGTCGACTGCTCGAGGTATGCGGCGAGGCGGCCCCGCTCCAGCACCTTGGTGAGGACGTTGGATGCCTGCTCGCACGCCAGGTGGGCGCCACCGAGTTGGGCGACCGAGTCGTCGCCATACTCGGAGAAGACCCTCTCGTACAGCTGCTCGGCCCGCTCCAGGTTCACCACGGATAGGTGCTCGTCCTCCCCTCCGCCGAGAACGGCCACCCCGACGTCCGGCGCGTCGTAGAACTCGTCGAGGAAGAGCCGGCGCAGCGACTTGGGCGACCGGGAGTAGCGGGCGAAGAGGGCTCCCTTGACGACTTCCGGCAGGTTCGTCACCGCGAACACCGGTCCGTCGACGTTCGTGAAAAAGCGACCGAGGACCCGCCGCTCGTCCTCCGTGAACGCCTCTTCGTGGTAGCTCGCGGCGCGGTCAGGCAGCGTCGTCGTCATCTGTCACCAAGCCGAAATGACACGCATGTGATTCTCCACCGTACCGGCGACGCGGCACGCTCGCAACAGCGCGAATTCTGGCGGTGACCGGGGGGTCCTGGCTCAGGC
This window encodes:
- a CDS encoding FAD-dependent thymidylate synthase encodes the protein MTTTLPDRAASYHEEAFTEDERRVLGRFFTNVDGPVFAVTNLPEVVKGALFARYSRSPKSLRRLFLDEFYDAPDVGVAVLGGGEDEHLSVVNLERAEQLYERVFSEYGDDSVAQLGGAHLACEQASNVLTKVLERGRLAAYLEQSTRYIFYDVRLGDRYRYMTPPELIGTALEGRYTEVMEWLFDTYAELVPRLVAYYETLYPKQEDDSNFIWRSTIRAKACDDLRGLLPAGTLSNVGIFATGQAYEMMILRMRAHALAEVRDYADLMLTELRKVIPSFLRRVDVPERGGAWSTYFADIASTMNGHAAGITAEAQPRPEVTLVDWDEEAETKIAAAALYAYSDLPDDQLLTVVRRLAEADRAALIRSYVGDRTNRRHKPGRGMERCDYRFDVLCDYGIFRDLQRHRMLSIDWQRLGVEHGYVTPDAISDIGADSVWRQAMDRTADLHRAVSALHGNDLAQYVVPFAYRIRFFMQMNAREAFHLIELRSGQGGHPDYRRVCQRMHDLIADRHPLIAAAMSYVDHDSYDLARLEGERRASAKRAALGVSDPE